The Pseudomonas triclosanedens genome has a window encoding:
- the tssI gene encoding type VI secretion system tip protein TssI/VgrG, whose translation MFANDITSRVTLRIDDFSQELLVWRATGEEAISQPYRFDIECVSERADIDLNRLLGKTAYLKLPGTDQGIHGVIYRAEFAEPGVRLSHYRLSLVPRLQLLAHRRNSRVFQHLRIPDIIATLLESHGILQGDYRFSELAVDYPEREYCVQYAESDLNFLQRICEEVGIHYHFQHTTENHVLVFGDDQTAFPLLPAPVSFHQGNGLVSDEPVIKRFSPIATIASSNVARRDYNFLQSSLTLEAEATTDLAPSLEDYDFPGHFDNRATGKRLSQRRLDLHRLQRDQATGDSDQPLLRSGYFLTLRDHPRSALNDLWLITSVSHTIVQSQALEELADATGDNDSQSYSNQFTVTPWAVPFRPPMKHPRPRVLVSQSAHVTGDSNDEICCDEFGRVKVVFPWSREGDLGARSSCWIRVASSWAGDRYGAVTIPRVGMEVLVSFYEGNPDNPVITACIPDSRHKPPYELPANRTRSVFRSHSSPGSTGYNELHIEDRAGQEQIYLHAERDLRQDIKNDSLLHIGNQRREIVEGNSLSQLNAEEHRIIQGDRKVHLCSNDHLWVSGDQHTRTNGVITVAAGQQIHLKAGAQLVIDAGSSISLHAGGHHILIGPGGIFSSTSIVLGGAPLPGLPATPLPPGELVAPPQPPEPPAAISVTQLGLMAASRRLQSDFCPICEACREGQCELGGAA comes from the coding sequence ATGTTCGCCAACGACATCACCTCTCGCGTCACACTGCGTATCGATGACTTTTCCCAGGAGTTGCTGGTCTGGCGAGCAACTGGCGAGGAAGCCATCAGCCAGCCCTATCGATTTGATATCGAGTGCGTCAGCGAACGAGCCGACATAGACCTGAACCGACTGCTAGGCAAAACGGCCTACCTGAAGCTACCCGGAACCGACCAGGGCATTCACGGCGTCATCTACCGCGCGGAATTCGCCGAACCAGGCGTACGACTGAGCCACTACAGGCTGAGCCTGGTTCCACGACTACAGCTCCTTGCCCATCGGCGAAATTCCCGCGTATTCCAGCACCTGCGTATTCCCGACATCATAGCGACGCTGCTTGAGTCGCACGGCATCCTTCAGGGCGACTATCGCTTTTCAGAACTTGCCGTCGATTACCCCGAGCGCGAGTACTGCGTGCAATACGCCGAGAGCGACCTCAATTTCTTGCAAAGAATTTGTGAGGAGGTTGGCATTCACTACCACTTCCAGCACACCACGGAAAATCACGTGCTGGTTTTTGGCGATGACCAGACAGCCTTCCCTCTGTTGCCCGCTCCGGTCTCCTTCCATCAAGGCAATGGCCTGGTATCCGACGAGCCCGTCATCAAGCGCTTCAGCCCGATTGCCACCATCGCCAGCTCAAACGTTGCCCGACGCGATTACAACTTTCTCCAGTCCAGCCTGACCCTGGAGGCAGAGGCGACCACCGATCTTGCGCCCAGCCTCGAAGACTATGATTTCCCTGGGCACTTCGATAACCGCGCAACTGGTAAGCGGCTCAGCCAGCGACGCCTCGACCTGCATCGTTTGCAGCGCGATCAGGCCACAGGAGACAGCGACCAACCTCTGCTGCGCAGCGGCTATTTCCTGACCCTGCGCGACCATCCCCGGTCTGCCTTGAACGACCTGTGGCTCATCACCTCCGTCAGCCATACCATCGTGCAGAGCCAGGCCCTCGAAGAACTCGCCGATGCAACCGGCGACAACGACAGCCAGAGCTACAGCAATCAATTCACCGTAACCCCCTGGGCGGTCCCATTCCGACCGCCGATGAAGCATCCACGGCCTCGCGTGCTGGTGAGCCAGAGCGCGCACGTAACCGGCGACTCGAACGATGAGATCTGCTGCGATGAGTTCGGCCGGGTAAAAGTCGTATTCCCCTGGAGCCGCGAAGGCGACCTGGGTGCCCGCAGCAGTTGCTGGATTCGCGTGGCCTCCAGTTGGGCCGGCGACCGCTACGGTGCCGTCACCATCCCGCGCGTGGGGATGGAGGTGCTGGTCAGCTTCTATGAAGGCAACCCGGACAACCCCGTCATCACAGCCTGCATACCAGACTCCCGGCACAAACCACCGTACGAACTCCCAGCCAATCGAACACGCAGCGTATTCCGCAGCCACAGCAGCCCGGGTAGCACTGGCTACAACGAACTGCACATCGAGGATCGTGCAGGCCAGGAGCAGATCTACCTGCATGCCGAACGCGACCTGCGCCAGGACATCAAGAACGATAGCCTGCTGCACATCGGCAACCAACGACGCGAGATCGTGGAAGGCAACAGCCTCAGCCAGTTGAACGCCGAAGAGCACCGCATCATCCAGGGCGACCGCAAGGTTCACCTCTGCTCCAACGACCATCTGTGGGTCAGCGGCGATCAGCACACCCGCACCAATGGCGTAATTACCGTCGCGGCAGGCCAGCAGATCCACCTGAAAGCTGGTGCGCAACTGGTGATCGACGCAGGCTCCAGCATCAGCCTGCATGCCGGCGGGCACCACATCCTCATCGGGCCAGGGGGCATTTTCAGCAGCACCTCGATCGTGCTGGGCGGCGCCCCACTTCCCGGCCTGCCCGCAACCCCCCTGCCGCCCGGCGAACTTGTCGCGCCACCGCAACCACCAGAGCCACCCGCAGCGATCAGCGTTACCCAACTCGGCCTGATGGCTGCGTCTCGCCGCCTGCAAAGTGACTTCTGCCCGATTTGCGAGGCCTGTCGCGAAGGCCAGTGCGAACTCGGAGGTGCAGCATGA
- a CDS encoding YbfB/YjiJ family MFS transporter: MSSARRLPAALSAALILAVGMGFGRFAFTGLYPLMVRDGLLSVTGGSLAASANYAGYLLGALLLARSHERHAARICILALAGTVAALAAMAIPAPVWFAICVRLLAGIFSAMTLVGAAQWLLQTMGESHGAPLMFSGVGLGILLSAELIAAGNAFGLGSASIWCALALAGLVLALLAGPALRQAPTPQQAQSAAAAPHDAPIPAGAILLIYGLAGFGYIITATYLPLLMRSGLAAVDPLQVWAVFGLGAVPSCFLWHRLHLRLGSRMALALNLLVQAIGVMLPALGQSALLYLGSAVLVGGSFMGTVTIAMPAARAVAGQVRFNMLAAMTALYGIGQIVGPLAASALRGLTGSFVPALGTAAGALLVGALCCLPLRRNASLAGDTSGRR, from the coding sequence ATGAGCAGCGCGCGACGCCTGCCCGCCGCACTCTCGGCGGCCTTGATCCTCGCCGTGGGCATGGGCTTTGGACGTTTCGCCTTTACCGGCCTGTACCCATTGATGGTGCGCGACGGCCTGCTCAGCGTCACTGGTGGCTCGCTGGCGGCGTCGGCCAACTACGCCGGCTATCTGCTCGGCGCGCTGCTGCTGGCACGCAGCCACGAACGCCACGCCGCGCGCATCTGCATTCTGGCCCTGGCCGGTACCGTAGCGGCCCTCGCGGCGATGGCGATTCCCGCACCGGTCTGGTTCGCCATTTGCGTGCGTCTGCTCGCCGGTATTTTCAGCGCCATGACCCTGGTTGGGGCCGCCCAATGGCTGCTGCAGACGATGGGCGAGAGCCACGGCGCGCCGCTGATGTTCTCCGGTGTCGGGCTGGGCATCCTGCTCTCGGCGGAGCTGATCGCCGCGGGCAACGCCTTTGGCCTGGGCAGCGCATCGATCTGGTGTGCCCTGGCGTTGGCCGGGCTGGTGCTCGCACTGCTCGCAGGGCCGGCTCTGCGACAGGCGCCCACGCCACAGCAGGCGCAGTCGGCAGCCGCCGCACCGCATGACGCGCCCATCCCGGCCGGTGCAATTCTGCTGATCTACGGCCTGGCGGGCTTCGGCTACATCATCACCGCTACCTACCTGCCGCTGCTGATGAGGTCCGGGCTCGCCGCCGTCGACCCGTTGCAGGTCTGGGCCGTCTTCGGTCTGGGCGCGGTGCCTTCGTGCTTCCTCTGGCACCGGCTGCACCTGCGGCTGGGAAGCCGTATGGCGCTGGCGTTGAACCTGCTGGTACAAGCCATCGGTGTGATGCTGCCGGCGCTCGGCCAGTCCGCCCTGCTCTACCTGGGCAGCGCCGTGCTGGTCGGCGGCAGCTTCATGGGCACCGTGACCATCGCCATGCCCGCAGCACGCGCGGTGGCCGGGCAGGTGCGCTTCAACATGCTGGCGGCGATGACGGCGCTGTATGGTATCGGGCAGATCGTCGGCCCACTGGCCGCCAGCGCCCTGCGCGGACTGACCGGCAGCTTCGTGCCGGCCCTGGGCACCGCCGCCGGCGCGCTGCTGGTCGGCGCGCTGTGCTGCCTGCCGCTGCGCCGCAACGCCAGCCTCGCCGGAGACACATCAGGGCGGCGGTAA
- a CDS encoding putative quinol monooxygenase — protein MSSPAIAIVRVRAAPGRAAMLEQHLGALRDQLRRQPGCQSCELWPLAVDHWQMQSHWISQSELDAHLSGPEAQQWLGHLGCGSLALGLEFESLSAD, from the coding sequence ATGTCTTCGCCCGCCATTGCCATCGTTCGCGTCCGCGCGGCTCCAGGCCGGGCCGCCATGCTGGAACAGCATCTGGGCGCCCTGCGCGACCAACTCCGGCGCCAGCCCGGCTGCCAGTCCTGCGAACTGTGGCCACTGGCTGTCGATCACTGGCAGATGCAGAGCCACTGGATCAGCCAGAGTGAGCTGGACGCCCATCTGTCCGGCCCGGAGGCGCAGCAATGGCTCGGCCACCTCGGCTGCGGCAGCCTGGCGCTGGGGCTGGAGTTCGAAAGCCTCAGCGCCGACTGA
- a CDS encoding carboxymuconolactone decarboxylase family protein, which translates to MEPRLDYYTASPEALKAVLTLEAAIFELSVERPLLELVRLRVSQVNNCAFCADMHAMEARRAGETERRLFAVSVWRESPFFTARERAALEWCEAVTLLSESRVPEAVFLHAREQFSERELVDLTVAIGAINCWNRLAVSFRQLPPP; encoded by the coding sequence ATGGAGCCTCGCCTGGACTACTACACCGCCTCGCCAGAGGCCCTGAAGGCTGTACTGACCCTGGAAGCCGCGATCTTCGAACTGTCCGTCGAGCGGCCTCTGCTGGAGCTGGTCCGCCTGCGGGTTTCGCAGGTCAACAATTGCGCGTTCTGCGCCGACATGCACGCGATGGAGGCCCGCCGTGCGGGTGAAACGGAGCGGCGCCTGTTCGCCGTCAGCGTGTGGCGCGAGTCGCCATTCTTCACCGCGCGCGAACGGGCTGCGCTGGAGTGGTGCGAGGCGGTGACACTGCTGTCGGAGTCCAGGGTGCCCGAAGCGGTGTTCCTGCATGCCCGTGAGCAGTTCAGCGAGCGCGAACTGGTGGACCTGACGGTGGCCATCGGCGCGATCAACTGCTGGAACCGGCTGGCCGTTTCATTCCGCCAGTTACCGCCGCCCTGA
- a CDS encoding DUF4123 domain-containing protein, which yields MNVIQQWMHEQRRRGDSLYLILDAQCQPDTLKALNQMTQLPGAQAIYAGTPLAELQQAGPWLFELDEAALDLLTPLHDAPRQDWGWLASAPSGQIAAIARHWRERLLIGEPPRQLLYRFHDNRVLGRALHHLAEQDLPAYLGPMHAVCYWASGWRATRNPAPGNLPVPAAPAWLSLPEDHPQANSILRENLHRYLLAEHPEAYTGLASKQPPLEWLDSIIHQATQWQWKEPEALHLLLIQTLYDGHHRFPERWHPQPGETPTSHFQRALGEARFRPQGSDL from the coding sequence ATGAACGTCATTCAGCAGTGGATGCATGAGCAACGCCGGCGGGGCGATTCGCTGTACCTGATCCTCGATGCGCAGTGCCAGCCCGACACCCTGAAAGCCCTCAATCAGATGACGCAATTGCCGGGAGCGCAAGCCATCTACGCCGGTACACCGCTGGCCGAACTGCAGCAGGCCGGCCCCTGGCTATTCGAATTGGACGAAGCAGCACTGGACCTGCTGACACCCTTGCACGACGCCCCTCGGCAAGACTGGGGTTGGTTGGCCAGCGCACCGTCCGGGCAAATCGCAGCCATCGCCCGGCACTGGCGCGAGCGCCTGCTGATCGGTGAACCGCCGCGCCAATTGCTCTACCGCTTCCACGACAACCGCGTGCTCGGCCGCGCCCTTCACCACCTCGCAGAACAAGACCTTCCCGCTTACCTCGGGCCAATGCATGCCGTCTGCTATTGGGCCTCCGGGTGGCGCGCCACGCGAAATCCCGCCCCCGGCAACCTGCCCGTACCCGCCGCCCCCGCCTGGCTTTCACTCCCGGAAGACCACCCGCAAGCAAACTCCATCCTGCGCGAAAACCTTCACCGCTACCTGCTTGCCGAACATCCTGAGGCCTATACCGGGCTGGCATCAAAGCAGCCCCCGCTGGAATGGCTCGACAGCATCATCCACCAAGCCACGCAGTGGCAGTGGAAAGAACCAGAAGCACTGCATCTGCTGCTCATCCAGACTCTCTACGACGGCCATCACCGCTTTCCGGAGCGCTGGCATCCGCAGCCTGGCGAAACACCCACCAGTCACTTCCAGCGAGCGCTGGGCGAAGCGCGCTTCCGGCCGCAGGGAAGCGACTTATGA
- the pdxR gene encoding MocR-like pyridoxine biosynthesis transcription factor PdxR: protein MELHLIIHGQKDLAGQLYRQLREAIDSGRLASGTRLPPSRLLAEQLGISRKTISDTYAQLTYEGVLVGKVGSGTFVNARAPRHERSQETFRFASQDNIDHWAGLNTRLSHPGAEGTARADFIGGATTRLQFPQEEWRRCVNHAMRQMNTPRGHYSRPEGLTQLRDGIAQHIAYARGVNCRLDDVMVCNGAQQALDLLARVMLRPGDKVAMEDPGYPPARLLFRMLGADVASVPVDAEGICVDRIPDGTRMIYTTPSHQFPLGMPMSPARREALLARAVELGALVIEDDYDSEFRYEGRPSDSLQSLDRHGVVAYIGTFSKVLLPELRLGYLILPPPLFPAVIRARQLSDWHSSTLPQWALAKFMAEGYLLKHIRRCHGIYAGRRERILARLAGDLAPWLEAVPSVAGFHLTALLHKDVSVPLLIELARKLDVGLYGLAPFYDQVPPREGLVLGFGAIDTLDIDPALDKVRNLLQQLG from the coding sequence TTGGAGCTTCACCTGATCATCCACGGCCAGAAGGACCTGGCCGGGCAACTCTATCGCCAGTTGCGCGAAGCCATCGACTCCGGCCGTCTCGCTTCGGGCACCCGGCTGCCTCCCAGCCGCCTCCTGGCAGAGCAACTGGGCATTTCGCGCAAAACCATTTCCGATACCTACGCACAGCTTACCTATGAAGGCGTGCTGGTCGGCAAGGTCGGCAGCGGTACCTTCGTCAACGCCCGCGCACCACGTCACGAACGCAGCCAGGAGACCTTCCGCTTCGCCAGCCAGGACAATATCGACCACTGGGCTGGCCTGAACACACGTCTCAGCCATCCTGGCGCAGAAGGCACAGCGCGAGCCGATTTCATCGGCGGCGCCACTACCCGATTGCAATTTCCCCAGGAGGAATGGCGCCGCTGCGTGAATCACGCCATGCGCCAGATGAACACGCCGCGCGGGCACTACAGCCGCCCCGAGGGGCTCACCCAACTGCGCGATGGTATCGCCCAGCACATCGCCTATGCCCGCGGGGTGAACTGCCGACTGGACGACGTGATGGTCTGCAACGGCGCGCAACAGGCCCTCGACCTGCTGGCCCGGGTGATGCTGCGGCCCGGCGACAAAGTGGCGATGGAAGACCCCGGCTACCCTCCGGCACGCCTGCTGTTCCGCATGCTCGGTGCCGACGTGGCGAGCGTCCCGGTGGATGCCGAGGGAATTTGCGTCGACCGGATTCCCGACGGCACGCGGATGATCTACACCACGCCATCGCACCAGTTCCCGCTCGGCATGCCGATGAGCCCCGCACGCCGTGAAGCCTTGCTGGCGCGCGCGGTGGAACTTGGAGCGCTGGTGATCGAAGACGACTACGACAGCGAATTCCGCTACGAGGGCCGCCCCAGCGACTCGCTGCAAAGCCTCGACCGCCACGGCGTGGTCGCCTATATCGGCACCTTCTCAAAGGTATTGCTGCCGGAGCTGCGCCTGGGCTACCTGATCCTGCCGCCACCACTGTTCCCGGCGGTCATCCGCGCCCGCCAGCTCAGCGACTGGCATAGTTCCACCCTGCCGCAATGGGCGCTGGCCAAGTTCATGGCCGAGGGCTACCTGCTCAAGCACATCCGCCGCTGCCACGGCATCTACGCTGGCCGCCGCGAGCGCATCCTCGCGCGCCTGGCCGGCGATCTGGCGCCGTGGCTGGAGGCCGTGCCGTCGGTTGCCGGCTTCCACCTCACCGCCCTGCTGCACAAGGACGTCAGCGTGCCGCTGCTGATTGAACTGGCACGCAAGCTGGACGTCGGCCTCTACGGGCTCGCCCCGTTCTACGACCAGGTTCCACCCCGCGAGGGCCTGGTGCTGGGTTTTGGCGCCATCGATACCCTCGACATCGACCCGGCACTGGACAAGGTACGCAACCTGCTGCAGCAACTGGGCTGA
- a CDS encoding SDR family NAD(P)-dependent oxidoreductase — MNLHLRDKLALVSGSTKGIGFAIAQGLAREGADVIINGRSQASVDEALGRLRAAQADARVEGFAGDLADPVQIAALVARHPVVDVLVNNLGIFDPKPFEEIPDEDWVRFLDVNLLSGVRLSRAYLPGMKRKNWGRVVFISSESGVQIPLEMIHYGVTKTAQLGLSRGLAESCAGTGVTVNAVLPGPTASEGVGDFVEKLSGGQPFEEFEAEFFRSARPSSLIKRFARPEEVANLVVYVCSEASSATNGAALRVDGGVVRSIV; from the coding sequence ATGAACCTGCACCTGAGAGACAAACTGGCCCTTGTCAGCGGCTCGACCAAAGGCATCGGCTTCGCCATCGCCCAGGGCCTCGCCCGCGAAGGCGCAGATGTGATCATCAATGGCCGCAGCCAGGCGTCGGTCGATGAGGCGCTGGGCCGGCTGCGTGCCGCGCAGGCCGATGCCAGGGTGGAGGGGTTCGCCGGTGATCTTGCCGACCCGGTGCAGATTGCCGCGCTGGTCGCGCGTCATCCGGTGGTGGATGTGCTGGTGAACAACCTCGGTATCTTCGATCCGAAGCCGTTCGAGGAGATTCCGGATGAGGACTGGGTACGTTTTCTCGACGTCAACCTGTTGTCGGGAGTGCGCCTGTCCCGGGCCTACCTGCCGGGCATGAAGCGCAAGAACTGGGGGCGCGTGGTGTTCATCAGCAGCGAGAGCGGCGTGCAGATTCCGCTGGAGATGATTCACTACGGTGTGACCAAGACTGCCCAGCTCGGGCTGTCCCGCGGGCTGGCGGAAAGCTGCGCCGGCACCGGGGTGACGGTAAACGCAGTGCTGCCGGGGCCGACAGCCTCGGAAGGCGTGGGCGACTTCGTGGAGAAGCTTTCCGGTGGGCAGCCGTTCGAGGAGTTCGAGGCGGAATTCTTCCGCAGCGCTCGGCCCAGCTCGCTGATCAAGCGTTTCGCCCGTCCCGAGGAAGTGGCCAACCTGGTGGTCTACGTCTGTTCCGAGGCGTCATCGGCCACCAATGGCGCGGCGTTGCGCGTGGACGGCGGCGTGGTGCGCTCGATCGTCTAG